A genomic region of Dreissena polymorpha isolate Duluth1 chromosome 4, UMN_Dpol_1.0, whole genome shotgun sequence contains the following coding sequences:
- the LOC127878443 gene encoding kielin/chordin-like protein, which yields MSCLVLESSCREQELRVERTDIPRRLTSAIQLPCDAGCSCQGGLVLCAVLSCPPLRCEIYENFPGQCCPACKTKAMRGEWHDIQRRCIMMPGESVPDNDPCKFCRCDMGDVVCAIADCAPPPCEHPTSIPGKCCPVCNTGKSCNYKGSVYQDGTQL from the exons ATGTCATGTCTCGTGCTCGAATCCAGTTG CAGAGAGCAAGAGCTGCGAGTAGAACGGACAGATATACCGCGAAG GTTAACAAGTGCCATCCAGTTGCCATGTGATGCTGGATGTTCCTGCCAAGGTGGTCTGGTCCTCTGCGCCGTTTTATCATGCCCTCCGCTCCGCTGTGAGATTTACGAAAACTTTCCCGGCCAGTGCTGTCCAGCCTGTAAAACAAA AGCAATGCGTGGTGAATGGCACGACATACAACGACG TTGCATTATGATGCCAGGGGAGTCTGTCCCCGACAATGACCCGTGTAAGTTCTGTCGATGTGACATGGGCGACGTTGTGTGTGCGATCGCGGACtgtgccccgcccccttgcgagCACCCAACCTCAATTCCAGGAAAGTGCTGCCCCGTTTGCAACACAG GAAAATCGTGCAATTATAAGGGAAGCGTCTACCAAGACGGTACACAATTATAA